The following DNA comes from Leptospira saintgironsiae.
TACAATCAATTCCAGGATGTATTTTACCACAGGCGCATTCGTAACTTTGAAATTTGTTTACGATGCTACTCAAAACCAAGGAACAGTAGATGCTCAGCAAGGGTTCTCATTCTCCGGTTTACCTTTATTGGGAATTTCTCCAGTAGTTGCGAACTACGGAAAAATTTTCTGGGGAGGAAGTGGAGTGCCTGTGGACACAGGAACTTCTAGCACCCAAGCTCTCTCCTACTTGACTGTTACATTAGATTTGGTAGGGAACAAAGTAACTACTGGATCTGCAGGTCTTGCTTTGACCCAATGTTATACTACGGACTTTATCAACTGTACTTCTGCTACTTCTTCCAGTATGTGTTATACCCAAGATGGTTTAAAATGTTATAATACGAATACTGCGAGTGGTCCTACAGTTTCTATCAAAGGTGATATTAACTGTACAAGTAACGCGATCCCTTCTGGTTCTTCAAGTACCGGCCAGTAATCTTAATTTAGTT
Coding sequences within:
- a CDS encoding LIC10920 family plasminogen-binding lipoprotein, yielding MAFSKPFISKLFPAFVGLIATVAVLVSCNTGDTNKVDLTVTGTDGSTFPIQGEIDKDKTSNCGSATPYSSSTSGTTTGTSTSTGSTTNLFTINSRMYFTTGAFVTLKFVYDATQNQGTVDAQQGFSFSGLPLLGISPVVANYGKIFWGGSGVPVDTGTSSTQALSYLTVTLDLVGNKVTTGSAGLALTQCYTTDFINCTSATSSSMCYTQDGLKCYNTNTASGPTVSIKGDINCTSNAIPSGSSSTGQ